A portion of the Sulfuricurvum sp. genome contains these proteins:
- a CDS encoding sulfite exporter TauE/SafE family protein, whose protein sequence is MHGIEWWLIVSIAFAGSFGHCIGMCGGFIVAYSSTKIDASMSRTEQFVRHGAYNLGRVSSYAVLGMVFGAIGSLFALSMEMHGVLFIFAGIIMIITALGMFGLSKLIHVLERGFSSNALFKALFSRLIKSKSIGSFFALGVMNGFFPCGFVFFFAAKAAASASILKGGLIMAVFGLATVPTLLALGQSVSIFKEIAFRQTMNRIAALAILIYGLYSVYYGLAYFFDLPI, encoded by the coding sequence ATGCATGGGATTGAATGGTGGTTGATTGTCTCCATAGCATTCGCAGGGAGTTTCGGTCACTGCATCGGAATGTGCGGCGGATTTATCGTTGCTTACAGCTCTACCAAAATCGATGCATCGATGAGTCGCACAGAACAATTCGTCCGTCACGGGGCCTATAACCTCGGGCGTGTCAGCTCTTATGCCGTTTTAGGGATGGTTTTCGGTGCGATCGGGTCGCTTTTCGCCTTGAGTATGGAGATGCACGGGGTTTTGTTTATCTTTGCCGGAATCATCATGATCATCACGGCACTTGGGATGTTCGGCCTTTCCAAGCTGATTCATGTGCTGGAACGGGGATTTTCCAGTAACGCTCTTTTTAAAGCCCTTTTTTCCCGTCTCATCAAGAGCAAAAGTATCGGAAGTTTTTTTGCCCTTGGGGTGATGAACGGATTCTTTCCATGCGGATTTGTTTTCTTTTTTGCCGCCAAAGCGGCGGCATCGGCATCTATCCTCAAAGGGGGATTGATCATGGCGGTATTCGGTCTCGCAACCGTTCCGACATTGCTCGCGCTGGGGCAATCGGTCTCTATTTTCAAAGAGATCGCATTCCGACAAACTATGAACCGCATTGCTGCATTGGCGATCTTGATCTACGGACTTTACAGCGTTTATTACGGACTTGCCTATTTCTTCGACTTGCCGATTTAA
- a CDS encoding argininosuccinate synthase domain-containing protein, with protein MKAIALFSGGLDSTLAMKLIIDQGIEVIACNINTGFGSTKDRLSHMKNMCEQVGAEFRSVDIRDEYIREVLFTPKYGYGKNFNPCIDCHGKMFEVAKRKMEEWGASFLISGEVLGQRPMSQNSESLQKVLNLSNCEGLLLRPLSAQALEPTIPELEGWVDRDKLENIVGRNRDRQMELAELFGLKDYEAPGGGCLLTDEKFSNKIRDFIAHDTMSVEDIPTLKYGRQLRLPDGAKFIIGRNAEDNAVLEAIVNPKYVHIHTELFGPHSLISHNASENDKMLAAKLMLAYCKPGFEGEQTLMFGEESLTTVSDLTRNDAAKYFI; from the coding sequence AAGTCATTGCCTGCAATATCAACACAGGGTTCGGTTCAACCAAAGACCGCCTCAGCCATATGAAAAACATGTGCGAACAGGTGGGTGCCGAGTTTCGAAGTGTCGATATTCGAGATGAGTACATTCGTGAAGTTCTCTTTACCCCTAAATACGGCTACGGCAAAAACTTCAACCCCTGTATCGACTGCCACGGCAAAATGTTTGAAGTCGCCAAACGGAAAATGGAGGAGTGGGGGGCAAGTTTCCTGATCAGCGGCGAAGTGTTAGGTCAGCGCCCGATGAGCCAAAACAGCGAATCACTCCAGAAAGTTCTCAACCTCAGCAACTGTGAAGGGCTCCTTCTGCGCCCGTTGAGCGCCCAAGCCCTCGAACCGACGATCCCGGAACTCGAAGGGTGGGTAGACCGTGACAAACTCGAAAATATCGTCGGACGTAATCGTGACCGTCAGATGGAGTTAGCCGAGTTATTCGGTCTGAAAGATTACGAAGCCCCGGGCGGAGGATGTCTCCTCACGGATGAGAAGTTCTCCAACAAAATCCGTGATTTTATCGCACACGATACAATGAGCGTTGAGGACATCCCGACCCTCAAATACGGTCGTCAGCTCCGACTCCCTGATGGTGCAAAGTTTATCATCGGGCGCAATGCCGAAGATAATGCCGTGTTGGAAGCGATCGTAAATCCAAAATACGTCCATATCCATACGGAGCTCTTCGGCCCCCACTCACTGATCTCGCACAATGCGAGCGAAAACGACAAGATGTTAGCGGCGAAACTGATGTTAGCGTATTGTAAACCGGGGTTTGAGGGGGAACAAACATTGATGTTTGGAGAGGAATCACTAACTACCGTTAGCGATCTTACGCGCAATGATGCGGCTAAGTATTTTATCTGA
- a CDS encoding DUF805 domain-containing protein has protein sequence MTFQESISTCLTKYAEFTGRAPRSEYWWFVVGQFLIGFVVGFVAGMVGHILGMGSTLANIANVVVTLGLILPGIAVAVRRLHDTGRSGWWYLLIFIPIIGWLALLFWFVQPSMEGSNEYGEAPAH, from the coding sequence GTGACATTTCAAGAGTCTATTTCTACATGTTTAACAAAATATGCAGAGTTCACAGGGCGGGCACCACGTTCGGAATATTGGTGGTTTGTCGTAGGGCAGTTTCTTATTGGATTTGTTGTCGGATTTGTTGCGGGAATGGTTGGTCATATTCTGGGCATGGGCTCAACACTTGCAAATATCGCTAATGTTGTCGTAACCTTAGGACTTATTCTCCCCGGTATTGCCGTGGCTGTGAGACGGTTGCATGATACCGGAAGAAGCGGCTGGTGGTACCTTCTGATCTTCATTCCGATTATCGGATGGCTTGCGCTTCTTTTTTGGTTTGTCCAACCTTCCATGGAAGGTTCAAATGAGTACGGAGAAGCACCCGCACATTAG
- a CDS encoding heavy metal-associated domain-containing protein, which produces MKKVLLTLCALVAVSGADQLVKLNIDGMMCPACVKNVKGSLNEVNGVKEASVYLKEGRAEVKASDGTKPEAMCDAVKKAGYGCKVAK; this is translated from the coding sequence ATGAAAAAAGTTCTCCTTACTCTGTGCGCATTGGTAGCAGTTTCCGGTGCAGATCAGCTGGTCAAATTAAATATCGACGGAATGATGTGTCCGGCGTGCGTCAAAAATGTTAAAGGTTCTTTGAACGAAGTTAACGGTGTAAAAGAAGCGAGTGTCTATCTCAAAGAGGGACGTGCGGAAGTGAAAGCATCTGACGGCACAAAACCTGAGGCGATGTGTGATGCGGTGAAAAAAGCGGGTTACGGCTGTAAAGTTGCCAAATAG